The Acidiferrobacteraceae bacterium genome has a window encoding:
- the dsrB gene encoding dissimilatory-type sulfite reductase subunit beta — MADTPRHPIESGAPDAFQYMHPVFIKNFGNWAYHDRPRPGVLHHVAKSGDEVWTVRVGTQRQLGPYEINLLCDIIDKYADGYVRFTIRSNMEIMVTEESKVEPLIKAIEEAGYPIGGTGPSVTMISHTQGWLHCDIPGTDASGVVKALMDELYEEFTNERMPNRVHITTSCCQINCGGQGDVAINVQHTKPPKINHDLVANVCERPSVVARCPVAAIRPAMVNGKPSLEVDEKKCICCGACFPPCPPMQINDAEFTKLSVWVGGKHSNARSKPMFHKLVAAGIPNNPPRWPEAAEIVKKILRVYQEDAKDWERVGDWVERIGWPRFFELTELPFTKYHIDDWRGSRRTLNASTHIRF, encoded by the coding sequence ATGGCTGATACTCCGCGCCACCCGATTGAAAGCGGTGCACCGGACGCGTTCCAGTACATGCACCCGGTTTTCATCAAGAACTTCGGTAACTGGGCCTACCACGATCGTCCTCGTCCGGGCGTGCTGCATCACGTAGCGAAGAGCGGTGATGAGGTCTGGACCGTGCGCGTCGGTACCCAGCGCCAGCTTGGTCCCTACGAGATCAATCTGCTGTGCGACATCATCGACAAGTACGCCGATGGCTATGTCCGCTTCACCATTCGCTCCAACATGGAAATCATGGTGACGGAAGAGTCCAAGGTCGAACCCCTGATCAAGGCGATCGAGGAAGCCGGCTACCCCATCGGTGGCACCGGCCCGTCCGTGACCATGATCTCCCACACCCAGGGCTGGCTGCACTGCGACATTCCCGGTACCGACGCCTCCGGCGTGGTCAAGGCGCTGATGGACGAACTGTACGAAGAGTTCACCAACGAGCGCATGCCGAACCGTGTGCACATCACCACCTCCTGCTGCCAGATCAACTGCGGTGGCCAGGGTGACGTCGCCATCAACGTGCAGCACACGAAGCCGCCGAAGATCAACCACGACCTCGTGGCCAACGTCTGCGAACGGCCTTCCGTCGTTGCCCGCTGCCCTGTCGCAGCCATCCGCCCGGCCATGGTGAACGGCAAGCCGTCCCTGGAAGTGGACGAGAAGAAGTGCATCTGCTGTGGCGCCTGCTTCCCGCCGTGCCCGCCGATGCAGATCAACGATGCGGAATTTACCAAGCTGTCCGTCTGGGTTGGTGGCAAGCACTCCAATGCCCGCAGCAAGCCGATGTTCCACAAGCTGGTTGCCGCCGGCATCCCGAACAACCCGCCACGTTGGCCGGAAGCCGCAGAGATCGTCAAGAAGATCCTGCGCGTGTACCAGGAAGACGCCAAGGATTGGGAACGTGTGGGCGACTGGGTCGAGCGTATCGGCTGGCCGCGTTTCTTCGAGCTGACCGAGCTGCCGTTCACCAAGTACCACATCGACGACTGGCGCGGATCGCGTCGCACGCTCAATGCGTCGACCCATATCCGTTTCTAG
- the dsrA gene encoding dissimilatory-type sulfite reductase subunit alpha gives MAENKPKDPKRHATYLPPLEEKESSKPFHSTPMLDQLESGPWPSFVTGLKRLAMRKEHGDMVVDLLGQLEHSYNTRLGYWKGGTVSVFGYGGGIIPRFTELMGADGKPMFPESREFHTLRVQPAPGNHYTTDMLRQLSNSWNKYGSGLIAFHGQTGNIMFIGTTTDNTQHFFDEINEYGWDLGGAGPCVRTGMSCIGSARCEQSCANEPKIHRVLVNNFLDDMHRPALPYKFKFKVSGCPNDCMNSIHRSDFAVIGTWRDDMKVDQNEVKSFVKAKGRKYVVDNVISRCPTNALSLNDDDSLDVDNRNCVRCMHCINVMTKALKPGDDKGVTVLIGGKRTLKIGDTMGTVIVPFMKLESDEDYDQLREMAENTIDFFAENALEHERTGEMIERIGLVNFLEGIGIEVDPNMINHPRESSYVRMDDWDVEAEKWKQRKAEAAG, from the coding sequence ATGGCCGAAAACAAGCCCAAAGATCCGAAACGCCATGCTACCTATCTTCCGCCCCTGGAAGAAAAGGAATCCAGCAAGCCGTTTCATTCCACTCCCATGCTGGACCAGCTCGAAAGCGGTCCGTGGCCGAGTTTCGTAACCGGGCTGAAGCGCCTGGCCATGCGCAAGGAACACGGCGACATGGTTGTTGACCTCCTGGGTCAGCTGGAACACTCCTACAACACTCGCCTCGGCTACTGGAAGGGCGGCACGGTTTCCGTCTTCGGCTACGGCGGCGGCATCATCCCGCGCTTCACCGAGCTCATGGGCGCCGATGGCAAACCCATGTTCCCCGAGTCCAGGGAGTTCCACACCCTGCGCGTACAGCCGGCGCCCGGTAATCACTACACCACCGACATGCTGCGCCAGCTTTCCAATTCCTGGAACAAATACGGTTCCGGCCTGATCGCCTTCCACGGCCAGACCGGCAACATCATGTTCATCGGTACCACCACCGACAACACCCAGCACTTCTTTGACGAGATCAACGAGTATGGCTGGGACCTCGGTGGCGCCGGCCCCTGCGTGCGAACCGGCATGAGCTGCATCGGCTCCGCCCGCTGCGAACAGAGCTGCGCCAACGAGCCGAAGATCCACCGCGTGCTGGTGAACAACTTCCTCGACGACATGCACCGTCCGGCCCTGCCCTACAAGTTCAAGTTCAAGGTTTCCGGTTGCCCGAACGACTGCATGAACTCCATTCACCGTTCCGACTTCGCCGTCATCGGTACCTGGCGCGACGACATGAAGGTCGACCAGAACGAGGTCAAGTCCTTCGTCAAGGCCAAGGGCCGCAAGTATGTGGTCGACAACGTCATTAGCCGTTGCCCGACCAATGCCCTGTCCCTGAACGACGACGACAGCCTGGACGTGGACAACCGCAACTGTGTGCGCTGCATGCACTGCATCAATGTCATGACCAAGGCCCTGAAGCCGGGCGACGACAAGGGCGTCACCGTCCTCATCGGCGGCAAGCGCACCCTGAAGATCGGCGACACCATGGGCACCGTTATCGTTCCGTTCATGAAGCTGGAGTCGGACGAAGACTACGATCAGCTGCGAGAAATGGCCGAAAACACCATCGACTTCTTCGCCGAGAACGCCCTGGAGCACGAGCGTACCGGTGAGATGATCGAGCGTATTGGCCTGGTGAACTTCCTCGAGGGGATCGGTATCGAGGTCGACCCGAACATGATCAACCATCCGCGCGAGAGCTCCTATGTGCGCATGGACGATTGGGATGTTGAAGCCGAGAAGTGGAAGCAGCGCAAGGCCGAAGCTGCCGGCTAA
- a CDS encoding TauD/TfdA family dioxygenase, translating to MTPFRLDHDSAYLRWRDAKLSAYPAGPEELIVEVRDPANLSDAETEAIRDRCLRANMAIYAGPEAPGIADKETPRRLGTQFGLTRLDPNMLADEDGITSLTVVPGKSGRGYIPYSNRRLLWHTDGYYNPPQRTIRAMLLHCVRPAEQGGENRLLDHEMAYIALRDENPDWIAALMAPDAMTIPANTENGTETRAAQTGPVFSLDPVSGNLHMRYTARVRSIQWKDDVPTQAAVSALERVLGAESPHVFRHRLRAGQGLICNNVLHNRSEFTDAEGEGRGRLVYRARYYDRIRGTDWNLI from the coding sequence GTGACACCGTTTCGATTGGACCACGATTCAGCCTATTTGCGCTGGCGCGACGCGAAACTGAGTGCCTATCCGGCTGGTCCGGAAGAATTGATTGTGGAGGTGCGCGACCCAGCGAACTTGTCCGATGCCGAGACCGAGGCAATTCGGGATCGCTGCCTGCGCGCCAATATGGCGATCTATGCCGGACCGGAAGCTCCCGGCATCGCTGACAAGGAGACTCCGAGGCGCCTGGGAACGCAGTTCGGCCTCACGCGCCTGGATCCCAACATGCTGGCCGACGAAGACGGGATTACCTCGCTGACGGTGGTTCCGGGCAAGTCCGGCCGGGGCTATATCCCCTACTCGAATCGGCGCCTGTTGTGGCATACCGACGGCTACTACAACCCCCCGCAGCGCACCATTCGCGCCATGTTGCTGCATTGTGTGCGTCCAGCGGAGCAGGGCGGTGAGAACCGGCTGCTGGATCATGAAATGGCCTATATCGCCTTGCGGGACGAGAATCCGGACTGGATTGCTGCATTGATGGCCCCGGACGCGATGACGATTCCCGCCAACACGGAGAATGGGACGGAAACCCGGGCGGCCCAGACGGGCCCGGTTTTTTCCCTTGATCCCGTCAGCGGCAACCTCCATATGCGCTATACGGCGCGGGTGCGCAGTATTCAGTGGAAGGATGATGTGCCGACGCAAGCGGCCGTGTCCGCCCTGGAAAGGGTCCTCGGGGCGGAGTCACCCCATGTGTTTCGTCACCGGCTTCGGGCGGGGCAGGGCCTGATCTGCAACAATGTGCTGCACAACCGCAGTGAATTCACGGACGCGGAAGGTGAAGGAAGAGGACGGCTGGTCTACCGCGCCCGCTACTATGACCGCATCCGCGGAACCGACTGGAATCTGATTTAG
- the cas6 gene encoding type I-MYXAN CRISPR-associated protein Cas6/Cmx6 has translation MYWEETQEHQQPVSDEVVDISFRIRCRALPVDHAGALADALLAQLPWLAEHPQAGVHSIHVADSGNGWMRPDQPDDLIYPSRRTRLTLRVPREHVGEALGLSGSSLDIAGNSLDVGEASVRPLSTITTLFARYVVATDEGEEAVFLDAIARELRAMGIQPRKMMCGISKTIRAGDDKIRTRSLMLAELTVEESIRLQEKGLGTHRHLGCGLFIPHKDIKKVRPGSSEAAE, from the coding sequence ATGTACTGGGAAGAGACACAGGAGCATCAGCAGCCGGTATCGGACGAAGTCGTCGATATCAGTTTCCGGATCCGCTGTCGCGCACTGCCGGTGGACCACGCCGGTGCACTCGCCGATGCCCTGCTGGCGCAGTTGCCGTGGCTGGCCGAGCACCCACAGGCCGGGGTTCACAGTATCCATGTGGCCGATTCCGGCAACGGGTGGATGCGTCCGGATCAGCCCGACGACCTCATCTACCCGTCACGGCGCACCCGGCTCACCTTGAGGGTCCCGCGGGAGCATGTGGGCGAGGCCCTGGGCCTGAGCGGCAGTTCCCTGGATATCGCCGGAAACTCCCTGGATGTGGGCGAGGCCAGCGTCCGCCCCCTGAGTACGATTACGACCCTGTTCGCGCGCTATGTTGTTGCCACGGATGAAGGCGAAGAAGCCGTGTTTCTTGATGCCATCGCCCGGGAGTTGCGGGCCATGGGTATCCAGCCGCGAAAAATGATGTGCGGGATCAGCAAGACAATCCGTGCGGGGGACGATAAAATCCGGACCCGCAGCCTGATGCTGGCCGAGCTCACGGTGGAAGAATCGATCCGTCTGCAGGAAAAAGGCCTGGGAACGCATCGGCATTTGGGGTGTGGTCTTTTCATTCCGCACAAGGATATCAAGAAGGTTCGACCCGGTTCGTCCGAGGCGGCCGAATAG
- a CDS encoding TusE/DsrC/DsvC family sulfur relay protein, with translation MSLEYQGKTIETTATGYLVNLEDWDEGLAKQLADSEGVELTDRHWDLINFLRDEYFNNNQNQPNTRNIVKAMSDKWGEKIGQKEIYDLFPKDPSKQGGRIAGLPESRRKGGY, from the coding sequence ATGTCACTCGAATATCAGGGTAAAACCATTGAAACTACGGCCACCGGCTATCTTGTCAACCTGGAAGACTGGGATGAGGGTCTGGCGAAGCAACTCGCCGATTCCGAGGGAGTCGAGTTGACCGACCGCCATTGGGATCTCATTAACTTCCTGCGGGACGAGTACTTCAACAACAACCAGAATCAGCCCAACACGCGCAACATCGTGAAGGCGATGTCCGATAAGTGGGGCGAGAAGATCGGCCAGAAAGAGATCTATGATCTGTTTCCCAAGGACCCGAGCAAGCAGGGCGGGCGGATCGCCGGCCTGCCTGAGTCGCGCCGCAAGGGCGGATACTAG
- a CDS encoding sulfurtransferase — MAVRAALLRPAMSIYTTVVSAGDLAHHIDHPDWVIVDCRFTLTDPEAGRRAYTQGHLPGARYAHLEDDLSAPVSPRSGRHPLPDPDVLEGKLGAWGIDSEKQVVAYDDTFGAMASRLWWLLRWLGHDRVALLDGGLPAWTRAGLPVTTEIPRVHPAHFLANPRPGMVVSAESVAASLAEDSAVLVDARAEERFSGEVEPLDPVAGHVPGAVNLPWEDNLDLDGTFLPPGDLKELYGDIIGSHSSADVIAMCGSGVTACHNLLAMEIAGISAARLYAGSWSEWITDPGRPVATGE; from the coding sequence GTGGCCGTCAGGGCCGCGCTGCTACGCCCTGCCATGTCCATCTACACCACTGTTGTCTCCGCCGGGGATTTGGCGCACCACATCGACCACCCGGACTGGGTTATCGTGGACTGCCGTTTCACCCTCACCGATCCGGAGGCGGGTCGGCGCGCCTACACCCAAGGTCATCTTCCGGGCGCACGCTATGCCCATCTGGAAGACGATCTCTCGGCACCGGTTTCTCCGCGAAGTGGCCGCCATCCGCTTCCCGATCCGGATGTGCTGGAGGGGAAGCTGGGTGCATGGGGAATCGACTCGGAAAAACAGGTCGTCGCCTACGATGACACCTTCGGTGCCATGGCCTCGCGGCTGTGGTGGCTGTTACGCTGGCTCGGCCACGACCGGGTGGCCCTGCTCGACGGAGGTCTCCCGGCCTGGACCCGTGCCGGCCTGCCTGTGACGACGGAGATTCCCCGGGTGCATCCCGCGCATTTTCTCGCGAATCCGCGACCCGGCATGGTGGTGAGCGCCGAGTCCGTGGCGGCTTCCCTGGCCGAGGATTCAGCCGTGCTCGTGGACGCACGTGCCGAAGAGCGTTTCAGCGGTGAGGTCGAGCCGCTGGACCCCGTTGCCGGCCACGTTCCTGGCGCGGTCAATCTGCCCTGGGAGGACAATCTGGATCTGGACGGGACCTTCCTGCCCCCTGGCGACCTCAAGGAACTCTACGGGGACATCATTGGTTCCCATTCGAGCGCAGACGTGATCGCGATGTGTGGATCGGGGGTAACGGCCTGTCACAACCTTCTGGCCATGGAAATCGCAGGAATCTCCGCGGCGCGACTGTATGCCGGTTCCTGGAGCGAATGGATCACGGACCCCGGGCGCCCCGTCGCCACCGGAGAGTGA
- a CDS encoding PilZ domain-containing protein produces MTVERRTDIRVPIVEEVLLSLPQGFRLCKLHDISFTGALLNVYWGALTRGAKVDLMITLSYGDEEKVFHIPSEIARITDSGTAIHFLRVDPETHEALEGLIEHGIQHAEDKKPGGGPPPFSIGT; encoded by the coding sequence ATGACCGTTGAACGCCGCACCGACATTCGCGTACCCATCGTCGAGGAAGTACTTCTCAGCCTTCCCCAGGGCTTTCGCTTGTGCAAACTCCACGACATCAGCTTTACAGGCGCGCTCCTCAATGTCTATTGGGGGGCTTTGACCCGGGGTGCGAAGGTGGACCTGATGATCACCCTTTCCTACGGGGATGAGGAAAAGGTATTCCATATCCCGTCGGAGATTGCGCGCATCACCGACAGCGGGACGGCGATTCATTTCCTGCGCGTCGACCCCGAAACCCATGAGGCGCTGGAAGGCCTGATCGAACACGGTATCCAGCACGCGGAAGACAAGAAGCCCGGGGGCGGGCCCCCACCCTTCAGCATCGGGACCTAG
- a CDS encoding thioredoxin family protein, whose protein sequence is MVPKGDLENHSTLADSAGAGNEVLLFTGPDCGVCDTIRPRLEDLLRDRFPCMRLQTIRCDVEAEKAATWDVREVPTIVICFEGAETARFVRYFSLGQVAESIRRPYEIFYD, encoded by the coding sequence ATGGTCCCCAAAGGCGATCTGGAGAATCATTCGACGCTGGCGGATTCCGCGGGCGCCGGAAACGAGGTGCTGCTGTTTACCGGACCGGATTGCGGCGTCTGCGATACCATTCGTCCGCGGTTGGAAGACCTGCTCCGGGACCGGTTTCCCTGCATGCGGCTGCAGACGATTCGGTGTGACGTGGAAGCGGAAAAAGCGGCGACGTGGGATGTCCGCGAAGTGCCCACCATTGTCATCTGTTTCGAGGGCGCGGAAACTGCGAGATTTGTGCGGTATTTTTCGCTGGGCCAGGTTGCCGAGTCGATCCGGCGACCCTACGAGATCTTTTATGACTAA
- a CDS encoding Fe2+-dependent dioxygenase: protein MQLILERVLNDKQLRNVRQTLAGARFVDGRLSAGHDAGRVKNNEELAASRQVLELLNSTVMAALNEHEAYRAGALPLRAASPIFARYAPGMRYGDHVDDPVMGAPGPLYRSDVSVTVFLSEPDEYDGGELVVNSAFGQNRVKLPAGDAVVYPSSSLHHVAEVSRGERLVAITWIQSLIRDPARRELLYTLYRAKESLLASSPDSEEAREINTAYVNLIRMWGEV from the coding sequence ATGCAACTCATCCTGGAACGCGTACTGAATGACAAACAGCTGCGCAACGTCCGCCAGACCCTGGCTGGCGCCCGCTTTGTCGACGGTCGACTCAGCGCCGGTCACGACGCAGGCCGCGTAAAAAACAATGAGGAACTGGCTGCGAGCCGTCAGGTTCTGGAGCTGCTCAACAGTACCGTCATGGCGGCCCTGAACGAACATGAGGCGTACCGCGCAGGCGCCCTGCCCCTGCGGGCGGCCAGCCCGATTTTTGCCCGATATGCGCCCGGAATGCGCTACGGGGACCACGTGGATGACCCGGTCATGGGTGCACCGGGCCCGCTGTACCGATCCGACGTTTCTGTCACCGTTTTCCTCAGCGAGCCTGATGAATATGATGGTGGCGAACTGGTGGTCAACTCCGCCTTTGGGCAGAACCGGGTCAAGCTCCCTGCCGGCGACGCCGTGGTCTACCCCTCTTCCAGCCTGCACCACGTGGCCGAAGTAAGCCGCGGAGAACGACTGGTTGCCATCACCTGGATTCAGAGCCTGATCCGCGACCCCGCCCGGCGTGAGCTCCTTTATACCCTTTACCGGGCCAAGGAAAGCCTGCTCGCAAGTTCTCCGGACAGCGAGGAGGCCCGGGAGATCAACACCGCCTATGTGAACCTGATCCGCATGTGGGGCGAGGTTTGA
- a CDS encoding 2OG-Fe(II) oxygenase encodes MSERKIQTGVSPYVLEELKPLSFVWRIRGALPADVCREAIRRFEEKKEQQYLGRVGQTAEERTSIKQSTDLAISGKDDWKDIDTMLHRSLGLAIREFRECFGFFKGPFRDVGYNLQRTEPGQYYHWHIDGGSHDFADRQLVAVWYLNDVPGPGGETEFLYQDLKVEPEEGTLILFPPFWTHEHRGVTLEQGMKYIATTWVVFA; translated from the coding sequence ATGAGCGAACGGAAAATTCAGACCGGGGTATCGCCGTACGTGCTTGAGGAACTCAAGCCGCTGAGTTTTGTGTGGCGTATCCGCGGAGCCCTGCCGGCGGATGTCTGTCGCGAAGCCATACGACGGTTCGAGGAAAAGAAAGAGCAGCAATACCTCGGCCGGGTCGGGCAGACGGCGGAGGAACGCACGTCCATCAAACAGTCCACGGACCTGGCGATTAGCGGCAAGGATGACTGGAAAGACATCGACACCATGTTGCACCGTTCCCTGGGGCTCGCGATTCGGGAATTTCGTGAGTGCTTCGGATTCTTCAAGGGACCGTTCCGGGACGTGGGCTACAACCTGCAGCGTACCGAACCCGGTCAGTACTATCACTGGCACATCGATGGCGGTAGTCACGATTTTGCCGATCGCCAGCTGGTCGCCGTCTGGTACCTGAATGATGTACCGGGTCCCGGGGGAGAAACCGAGTTCCTCTACCAGGATCTCAAGGTAGAACCGGAGGAAGGAACCCTGATCCTGTTCCCGCCCTTCTGGACCCACGAGCATCGCGGTGTGACTCTTGAGCAGGGAATGAAATATATCGCCACGACCTGGGTGGTCTTCGCCTGA